In one window of Pseudodesulfovibrio sediminis DNA:
- a CDS encoding PLP-dependent aminotransferase family protein, translating to MTIYSPFLVEAEGPLYSRLADTIQRDIVAGVLVPGAKLPTHRDLADELGINVSTVTRGYREAEKRGLVTGTVGRGTFVASDAATSTSLVSFEPSCPGMLELGLVAPLHHMDPDISEGFKRIARRKNPTYFMRYTDPLGLPEHRRAGADWASRYGVDAEPEDVIVCAGAQHALTCCLSGLLQAGDRIATEALTYPGMKTLTNMLGMRLVSIEMDEHGMIPESLDTACRRDEIKAIYLMPGVHNPTTATLSEGRRTEIAHIADRHDLIIIEDDAYDLTDPGEYTPVGNRARHRSVYVAGMSKSLAAGLRISFIVTPKQFLKPIAQAVLNTIWMAPPLNAELAAMWINDGTADQVVENKRRAAARRYMLACDVLEGFRFRGKPTGFFIWLDLPEGWTGQALEQAAAAKGVNVFGAEKFAVGTIAPAAARVSLTGTDDLDDLERGLVILRDILLGNPPV from the coding sequence ATGACAATATATTCACCTTTCCTGGTTGAGGCAGAGGGGCCGCTGTATAGTCGGCTGGCCGATACCATACAACGTGATATTGTGGCCGGAGTTCTGGTCCCGGGGGCAAAGCTGCCCACGCACCGGGATCTTGCCGACGAATTGGGCATCAATGTCTCCACGGTCACGCGCGGCTATCGTGAAGCCGAGAAGCGGGGTTTGGTCACCGGCACTGTGGGGCGCGGGACGTTTGTGGCGTCTGATGCGGCTACATCCACGTCTCTGGTCTCTTTCGAACCGTCCTGTCCCGGCATGCTGGAGCTGGGGCTCGTGGCGCCGCTTCATCACATGGACCCGGATATTTCCGAAGGGTTCAAGCGTATTGCCCGCCGGAAAAATCCCACATATTTCATGCGATATACAGACCCGCTCGGGCTGCCTGAACACCGTCGGGCGGGTGCGGACTGGGCCAGTCGATACGGCGTGGACGCCGAGCCCGAGGATGTCATTGTCTGCGCAGGCGCACAGCACGCCCTGACCTGCTGTCTGAGCGGGTTGCTTCAGGCCGGAGATCGTATCGCCACGGAGGCGTTGACCTATCCCGGCATGAAAACATTGACCAATATGCTCGGCATGCGGTTGGTGTCCATAGAAATGGATGAACACGGCATGATCCCGGAGAGCCTGGACACGGCCTGCCGCCGCGATGAAATCAAGGCGATCTATCTCATGCCCGGAGTGCATAATCCCACCACCGCCACCCTGAGCGAAGGACGGCGAACCGAGATTGCCCATATTGCGGACCGGCATGACCTCATCATCATCGAAGACGATGCCTATGATCTGACTGATCCTGGGGAGTATACGCCGGTGGGTAATCGGGCGCGGCATCGGAGTGTGTATGTGGCTGGCATGTCCAAATCACTGGCCGCAGGGTTGCGTATTTCCTTCATCGTCACGCCGAAGCAGTTTCTCAAACCCATTGCCCAGGCTGTCCTCAATACCATCTGGATGGCCCCGCCCCTGAACGCGGAACTGGCCGCCATGTGGATCAATGACGGCACGGCAGATCAGGTGGTGGAAAACAAACGGCGGGCTGCGGCTCGTCGCTATATGCTCGCCTGTGACGTGTTGGAAGGGTTCCGTTTCAGAGGCAAGCCAACCGGCTTCTTCATTTGGCTCGATCTCCCGGAGGGGTGGACAGGACAGGCGCTGGAGCAGGCTGCCGCAGCAAAGGGGGTCAATGTCTTTGGGGCGGAGAAGTTTGCTGTGGGAACGATCGCTCCGGCTGCCGCCCGTGTCTCACTGACAGGGACGGATGATCTGGATGATTTGGAACGCGGTTTGGTTATACTCCGGGATATCCTGTTGGGAAATCCGCCAGTCTGA
- a CDS encoding LysE family translocator, protein MNMETYTAFLLFAIVMTATPGAGNLTMMGIGQNTGFKSSLPFLAGAVIGALGLNTMVSLGLGGLFMASPRLAWVMKIGGMGYICYLGWKLLSMRLTTGAAVKRFTFMEGVILHPLNPKSWAMSVVGFSQIANNSRPFIQQLIIFVLTFMACQITFHSSWGLAGVAIMRTLKSNSVLMGVNTVLVAVMIGATAYALFLSPT, encoded by the coding sequence ATGAATATGGAAACCTACACCGCCTTTTTGCTGTTCGCCATTGTCATGACCGCAACGCCCGGTGCGGGCAATCTGACCATGATGGGCATCGGGCAGAACACGGGATTCAAGTCCTCGCTACCCTTTCTGGCCGGAGCCGTGATCGGTGCGCTGGGCCTGAACACCATGGTCAGCCTCGGCCTTGGCGGGCTGTTCATGGCGTCGCCCCGACTTGCATGGGTCATGAAGATCGGCGGCATGGGGTATATCTGTTATCTCGGCTGGAAGCTGCTCTCCATGCGCCTGACAACCGGAGCGGCTGTAAAACGCTTCACCTTCATGGAAGGCGTCATCCTGCATCCGCTCAACCCGAAAAGCTGGGCCATGTCCGTGGTAGGATTCAGCCAGATCGCCAATAATTCCAGGCCATTCATACAACAATTAATCATATTTGTTCTGACCTTCATGGCCTGTCAGATCACCTTCCATTCCAGCTGGGGGCTGGCCGGGGTCGCCATCATGCGCACGCTCAAATCCAACTCCGTGCTCATGGGCGTCAACACCGTGCTGGTGGCCGTCATGATCGGCGCGACCGCCTACGCCCTCTTCCTGAGCCCCACCTAG
- a CDS encoding class II fumarate hydratase produces MTEFRNESDSLGVVRVPSDMLWGAQTQRALNLFTIGHERMPREMITPYAILKKGCAQANHAAGTLPTEIMELIVRVCDEIIDGRHRDMFPLPVWISGSGTQFNMNVNEVIANRCSQLAGESLGSKKPVHPNDHVNKSQSTNDNFPSVMHMSVVIETFRRLLPSLRMLKDHLSTKAKAWMDIVKIGRTHMQDATPLTLGQEFSGYAAMLEESLYRLDAGLGEVYALPLGGTAVGTGINTSPGFGEDAIANIAELTGLPFVPVRNIFAAQGSHDALVHFSGLLKTLAVSLNKIASDIRLLACGPRAGIGELILPANEPGSSIMPGKVNPTQVEALTMVSLQVIVNDQAVSLGGTSGALEMNAYKPLMIRNLLHSIGLLVDAMDSFRINLVDGLEPNRERISDHLNRSLMLVTALAPAIGYESAASIAHHAHETGQTLKESALELGLVTEKEFDQIMVPEKMTRPHD; encoded by the coding sequence ATGACGGAGTTCAGAAATGAATCAGACAGCCTCGGCGTTGTAAGGGTGCCGTCCGATATGCTGTGGGGTGCCCAGACCCAGCGGGCATTGAATCTGTTTACCATCGGGCATGAGCGCATGCCCCGGGAGATGATCACCCCCTATGCCATTCTCAAGAAAGGATGCGCCCAGGCCAACCATGCGGCAGGCACACTCCCGACCGAGATCATGGAGCTCATTGTCCGCGTCTGTGATGAAATCATCGATGGTCGGCACCGCGACATGTTTCCCCTGCCGGTCTGGATTTCAGGGTCCGGCACCCAGTTCAACATGAACGTCAACGAGGTCATTGCCAACCGGTGTTCCCAGCTTGCCGGAGAGTCGCTCGGCTCCAAGAAGCCGGTGCATCCCAATGACCATGTCAACAAGAGTCAGTCAACTAACGATAACTTTCCGTCAGTCATGCATATGTCTGTCGTAATTGAAACTTTCAGAAGGCTTCTGCCCTCTCTACGCATGCTGAAAGACCATCTTTCCACCAAGGCAAAGGCGTGGATGGATATTGTCAAGATCGGTCGCACGCACATGCAGGACGCCACGCCGTTGACGCTTGGGCAGGAGTTCTCCGGGTATGCCGCCATGCTTGAGGAGTCGCTGTATCGACTGGATGCGGGGCTGGGAGAAGTCTATGCCCTGCCCCTGGGCGGGACGGCTGTGGGCACCGGCATAAACACCTCCCCCGGATTTGGCGAGGACGCCATAGCGAACATCGCCGAGTTGACCGGTCTGCCTTTTGTCCCGGTGCGCAACATCTTCGCCGCCCAGGGCAGTCATGACGCGCTGGTCCATTTTTCCGGTCTGCTCAAGACGCTGGCCGTGTCCCTGAACAAGATCGCGTCCGATATCCGGTTGCTGGCCTGCGGGCCGCGTGCAGGTATTGGCGAACTCATCCTGCCCGCCAACGAACCGGGTTCATCCATCATGCCCGGCAAGGTCAACCCCACGCAGGTGGAGGCCCTGACCATGGTTTCCCTGCAGGTCATCGTCAACGACCAGGCGGTCAGCCTGGGCGGCACGTCCGGCGCACTGGAGATGAATGCGTACAAACCGCTCATGATCCGCAATCTCCTGCATTCCATCGGTCTTCTGGTGGATGCCATGGACTCTTTCCGCATCAATCTGGTGGATGGCCTGGAACCCAACCGGGAGCGGATCAGCGACCACCTCAACCGATCCCTCATGCTGGTGACCGCCCTGGCTCCGGCTATCGGGTACGAGAGCGCGGCGAGCATCGCGCACCACGCTCATGAAACAGGCCAGACTCTCAAGGAGTCCGCCCTGGAACTCGGTCTCGTAACCGAAAAGGAATTTGATCAGATCATGGTGCCGGAGAAGATGACCCGACCCCACGACTAG
- a CDS encoding FmdE family protein, giving the protein MTCTFSAETIEDTIAFHGHSCPGLAIGIRASELAINELGSPEAIEMVAVSETDMCGVDAIQFLTGCTYGKGNFLHRDYGKIAFSFYDRKSGKGFRALLNPAVRAGMDEELAALMGKQSDGSATQEDKSRVKELRALLQDRFMTIGLEEMFHVTPLTTDPPRGAKILESLTCDCCGESVMESRTRRFGGKTVCIPCFATMEQKI; this is encoded by the coding sequence ATGACCTGTACGTTTTCCGCTGAGACCATCGAAGATACCATTGCGTTCCATGGCCACAGCTGCCCGGGGCTGGCCATCGGCATCCGTGCGTCGGAGCTGGCCATCAATGAACTGGGGTCGCCTGAGGCCATTGAAATGGTGGCTGTATCCGAGACCGACATGTGCGGCGTCGACGCCATTCAATTTCTTACAGGGTGTACGTATGGCAAAGGGAATTTCCTGCACCGCGATTACGGGAAGATAGCCTTTTCCTTTTACGACAGAAAATCCGGCAAAGGATTCCGGGCTCTGCTTAATCCGGCAGTCCGGGCAGGCATGGACGAAGAGCTCGCCGCCCTCATGGGGAAACAGTCAGATGGCTCTGCCACGCAAGAGGACAAGTCCAGGGTCAAGGAGTTGCGGGCCTTGCTGCAGGATCGTTTCATGACGATTGGACTTGAAGAGATGTTTCATGTCACCCCGCTTACGACCGATCCGCCCAGGGGAGCGAAGATACTGGAAAGCCTGACTTGTGATTGCTGTGGCGAGTCAGTCATGGAATCGCGCACCCGGCGCTTTGGAGGGAAGACCGTGTGTATCCCCTGTTTTGCCACCATGGAACAAAAAATCTAA
- a CDS encoding ABC transporter ATP-binding protein, giving the protein MILSVADIDFTYGGQPVLSGVDFNLKGGELLAILGPNGVGKTTLLKCINAIHRPSAGIVMVEGRDVLRMKPNEIALGIGYVAQKNGTARMTVFDAILMGRKPHIRWKVGDEDLKIVDSAIKRLHLEALSLRYIDQLSGGELQKVSIARAMVQEPRLMLLDEPTSSLDLKSQVDIMTMLRRVVDEHVIAAVMTMHDLNTALRYADKVLFLKNGHIHSTGPTCEVTTDIVEEVYGLPVHIHTVQGYPMIVPAQ; this is encoded by the coding sequence ATGATCCTTTCCGTTGCCGACATTGATTTCACCTATGGTGGTCAGCCTGTGCTCTCCGGGGTTGATTTCAACCTCAAGGGCGGAGAACTGTTAGCGATTCTTGGCCCTAACGGGGTGGGCAAGACAACGTTGCTCAAATGTATCAACGCCATTCATCGCCCCTCGGCGGGCATTGTCATGGTCGAGGGCCGTGACGTACTCAGGATGAAGCCCAACGAAATCGCGCTGGGTATCGGCTATGTGGCGCAAAAGAACGGCACCGCCCGCATGACTGTTTTTGACGCCATACTCATGGGACGCAAGCCGCATATCCGGTGGAAGGTCGGCGACGAGGATCTCAAGATTGTTGATTCAGCCATAAAACGGCTCCATCTGGAGGCACTGTCGTTGCGGTATATCGATCAACTGAGTGGCGGCGAGTTGCAAAAGGTCTCCATTGCCCGCGCCATGGTTCAGGAGCCACGGCTCATGCTGCTGGACGAGCCGACCAGCTCGCTGGACCTCAAGAGTCAGGTCGATATCATGACCATGCTCAGGCGCGTTGTTGACGAGCACGTAATTGCCGCAGTCATGACCATGCACGACCTGAACACCGCCTTGCGCTATGCGGACAAGGTCCTGTTTCTCAAGAACGGACACATCCATTCAACCGGCCCTACCTGTGAAGTGACAACGGATATTGTCGAAGAGGTGTATGGTTTGCCGGTACACATTCATACCGTGCAGGGCTATCCGATGATAGTCCCCGCCCAATGA
- a CDS encoding FecCD family ABC transporter permease, with amino-acid sequence MHFSDGTIPVEYKRYISWKVGLVVLLAGLLVTSLVVAVSLGAAGIPLDEVAKSLLGGAVSRRHDVIIWNIRLPQALTAIVGGAGLAVAGTAMQSILRNPLGSPFTLGISHAAAFGAAFSVMILGGGIMTSANADTINITSPFITTVVAFSFSLAAAGVIIGVSRLRGATPEVMVLTGVALGALFTAGTMFLQYFADDVQLAAIVFWSFGDTARASWSELGVITAVTVGASVFFLGNSWNYNAIDAGDETARGLGVRVERVRMVGMLLATLVTAVIIAFLGIIGFVGLVVPHMARRVIGSDHRFLLPASILGGGLLLIVSDTAARLVLAPHVLPVSVLTAFMGAPIFIYLIIRGQRR; translated from the coding sequence GTGCATTTTTCTGACGGTACAATCCCTGTTGAGTACAAGCGGTATATAAGCTGGAAGGTCGGGCTTGTCGTTCTTTTGGCCGGGCTGCTTGTTACGTCTCTGGTGGTGGCTGTTTCCCTTGGAGCTGCGGGCATTCCTCTTGATGAGGTCGCCAAAAGTCTGCTTGGAGGGGCGGTGTCCAGACGGCATGACGTCATCATCTGGAACATTCGGCTGCCCCAGGCGTTGACGGCCATTGTCGGCGGCGCGGGGCTGGCCGTGGCAGGCACCGCCATGCAATCGATTCTGCGCAACCCTCTGGGGTCTCCGTTCACGTTGGGCATCTCCCATGCGGCGGCCTTTGGCGCGGCTTTTTCCGTCATGATTCTGGGTGGTGGGATCATGACCTCCGCCAACGCGGACACGATCAACATTACCTCGCCGTTCATCACCACGGTTGTGGCCTTTTCCTTCAGTCTGGCTGCGGCGGGCGTAATTATCGGGGTGTCCCGGCTGCGCGGGGCGACTCCTGAAGTCATGGTGCTCACCGGTGTGGCCCTGGGTGCGCTTTTCACGGCCGGAACCATGTTTCTGCAATACTTTGCCGATGACGTGCAGCTTGCCGCCATCGTCTTTTGGAGCTTTGGCGACACGGCCCGCGCGTCATGGTCCGAACTGGGCGTTATTACTGCGGTCACGGTCGGCGCATCGGTCTTTTTCCTTGGCAACAGTTGGAACTACAACGCCATTGACGCGGGGGACGAAACAGCCAGAGGGCTGGGCGTTCGCGTGGAGCGTGTGCGCATGGTCGGTATGCTGCTGGCCACGCTGGTAACAGCCGTGATCATCGCCTTTCTGGGTATCATCGGCTTTGTCGGTCTGGTGGTGCCGCACATGGCCCGCCGGGTTATCGGCTCTGACCACCGGTTCCTGTTGCCCGCCTCGATCCTGGGCGGCGGCTTGCTGCTGATCGTATCGGACACGGCGGCCCGTCTGGTTTTGGCTCCTCATGTTTTGCCGGTTTCCGTGCTCACGGCCTTCATGGGCGCGCCGATTTTCATTTACCTCATCATAAGGGGACAGCGAAGATGA
- a CDS encoding iron ABC transporter substrate-binding protein codes for MSRSIQSCLLILAMLLALPAFAGTRAIVDASKRTVNVPERVERSICSGSGCLRLLTYLQAQSTAVAVDDIESRKKTFDARPYALANPQFKSLPIFGEFRGHDNPELILTLEPQPQVIFKTYASSMGYDPVELQDKTGIPVVVLNYGNLGALRPQLYQSLRTMGEVIGKQQRAEAVIAFMEKQIDDLVQRTADIPEQQRPSVFVGGVAFKGPHGYQSTEPGYPPFSFVNAHNLAYTKGITKKELSHSDVSKEKIVEWNPDYLFLDLSTLQLGDKAGGLFELRTDPAYRTLTAVREGRVYGLLPYNWYTQNYGSILANAFFIGKQLYPERFTDVDPAAKADEIYTFLVGKPVYSDMNGIFRGMAYKPVPVN; via the coding sequence ATGTCTCGTTCAATTCAGTCGTGTCTTTTGATCCTGGCCATGCTTTTGGCTTTACCGGCCTTTGCCGGAACCCGAGCCATCGTTGATGCTTCAAAGCGAACGGTGAATGTGCCCGAGCGTGTTGAGCGTTCCATTTGTTCAGGCTCGGGTTGTCTTCGGCTGCTGACATATCTTCAGGCCCAGTCCACGGCAGTGGCGGTCGACGACATCGAGAGCCGGAAAAAGACGTTTGATGCACGCCCGTATGCGTTGGCCAATCCGCAGTTCAAATCGCTGCCCATCTTCGGCGAATTTCGGGGACATGATAATCCGGAACTCATTTTGACGCTGGAGCCACAGCCCCAGGTCATCTTCAAGACATACGCTTCGAGCATGGGCTACGACCCTGTGGAGCTGCAGGACAAGACCGGCATCCCCGTTGTGGTGCTCAACTACGGCAATCTGGGTGCGCTGCGGCCCCAGCTGTATCAATCCCTGCGGACCATGGGCGAGGTGATCGGCAAACAGCAGCGCGCCGAAGCGGTCATCGCCTTCATGGAAAAACAGATCGACGATCTTGTTCAGCGCACGGCAGACATACCGGAACAGCAACGTCCTTCGGTTTTCGTGGGGGGCGTCGCCTTCAAGGGGCCACACGGGTATCAGTCAACGGAACCCGGTTACCCGCCGTTCTCTTTCGTCAATGCGCACAATCTCGCCTACACCAAGGGAATCACGAAAAAGGAACTCAGCCATTCCGACGTATCAAAGGAAAAGATCGTTGAGTGGAACCCCGATTACCTGTTCCTCGATCTGTCTACCCTGCAATTGGGAGATAAGGCCGGGGGGCTTTTCGAGCTGCGCACAGACCCGGCATACCGCACGTTGACCGCGGTCAGGGAAGGCAGGGTCTACGGGTTGCTTCCCTACAACTGGTATACGCAGAACTACGGCTCCATTCTTGCCAACGCCTTCTTCATCGGCAAGCAGCTCTATCCCGAACGCTTTACCGATGTGGACCCGGCTGCCAAGGCTGACGAGATATATACGTTTCTGGTGGGCAAGCCGGTGTATTCAGACATGAACGGCATCTTTCGCGGCATGGCATACAAGCCGGTACCGGTGAATTAG